Proteins encoded in a region of the Prunus persica cultivar Lovell chromosome G4, Prunus_persica_NCBIv2, whole genome shotgun sequence genome:
- the LOC18780715 gene encoding KH domain-containing protein At4g18375, whose translation MGETGKRYRSQRDHDGGNKNQKRRFNDREEKGSDEMVVYRILCPDGVIGSVIGKSGKVINTIRQDTRAKIKVVDPFPGAKDRVINIYSYVKDKEEVEVDDEFSDREPLCAAQDALLRVHTAISNALASVGDSDKKRRDSREDCQILVPSSQSANIIGKAGSTIKKLRSKTRTNIKIVAKDATDPTHSCAMDFDNFLMINGESEAVKRALFAVSAIMYKFAPREEIPLETSVPEAPPSIIIPSDVSIYQPGGLYQSADPIVPSRSVPPIIGATHVQDLQGYADAGNTWPIYSSALPLVSGFSVASRSEELVVRVLCPFDKIGRVIGKGGGTIKIIRQASGARVEVDDTKDRDECIITVAATESPDDLKSMAVEAVLLLQGKINDEDDDSVSIRLLVPSKVIGCIIGKSGSIINEIRKRTKADVRISKADKPKCADANDELVEVAGEPSSLRDALIQIVLRLRDDVLKDRDGGHNPSGGAESLYSGGSGLSIPSVLPSVPPVTSLGYDQRAESGSGLGMHSSGSLYGYGSMSMGENGYGSMSSYSSKLYGGLPPPSTLEMLVPANAVGKVLGKGGANIANIRKISGAMIEISDSKSSRGDRIAHISGTPEQKRTAENLIQAFIMAP comes from the exons ATGGGTGAAACGGGTAAGCGTTATCGTTCTCAGAGAGACCATGATGGGGGCAACAAGAACCAAAAGAGGCGTTTTAATGACAGAGAGGAAAAGGGTAGTGATGAAATGGTTGTTTATAGGATTCTATGCCCTGATGGGGTTATTGGAAGTGTTATTGGTAAGAGTGGGAAAGTGATAAATACAATAAGGCAAGATACTAGAGCGAAAATCAAGGTTGTGGATCCGTTTCCAGGTGCTAAAGATAgggttataaatatatacagcTATGTTAAGGATAAGGAAGAAGTCGAAGTTGATGATGAGTTTAGTGATAGGGAACCTCTGTGTGCTGCCCAGGATGCTCTTCTTAGAGTTCATACTGCCATTTCAAATGCATTGGCTTCTGTTGGAGATTCTGACAAGAAACGGAGGGATAGTAGGGAAGACTGTCAAATTCTTGTTCCTTCTAGCCAGTCTGCAAATATAATAGGTAAGGCTGGTTCGACTATAAAGAAACTGAGAAGCAAGACAAGGACCAACATTAAGATTGTTGCAAAAGATGCCACTGACCCAACACATTCATGCGCTATGGACTTTGACAATTTTCTTATG ATAAATGGAGAATCCGAAGCAGTGAAAAGAGCATTGTTTGCAGTCTCTGCAATTATGTACAAGTTTGCTCCGAGGGAAGAGATTCCTCTTGAGACATCAGTACCAGAAGCCCCTCCAAGCATAATTATCCCATCAGATGTCTCTATTTATCAACCAGGTGGACTATATCAAAGTGCAGATCCTATCGTCCCTTCTAGATCTGTACCTCCAATTATAGGTGCTACACATGTTCAAGATCTTCAGGGTTACGCGGATGCAGGAAATACATGGCCCATATATTCATCTGCCCTTCCTTTAGTTTCTGGTTTCAGTGTTGCCTCCCGATCTGAGGAGTTAGTTGTGCGAGTACTGTGTCCTTTTGACAAAATTGGTCGTGTAATTGGCAAGGGTGGGGGCACAATTAAAATCATTAGGCAGGCAAGTGGCGCTCGTGTCGAGGTTGATGATACCAAGGACCGTGATGAGTGTATAATTACTGTTGCCGCAACAGAG TCGCCCGATGATCTGAAATCCATGGCAGTTGAAGCTGTTCTTTTGCTGCAAGGGAAGATAAATGACGAAGATGATGACTCTGTTTCTATTCGACTTCTTGTTCCATCTAAAGTTATTGGTTGTATTATTGGAAAAAGTGGTTCAATTATAAATGAAATCCGAAAGAGAACAAAAGCTGACGTCCGTATTTCAAAAGCTGATAAGCCTAAATGTGCTGATGCTAATGACGAACTTGTTGAG GTGGCAGGTGAACCCAGTAGTTTGAGGGATGCACTTATTCAGATTGTTCTGAGGCTCCGGGACGATGTCTTAAAGGATAGAGATGGTGGTCATAACCCCTCTGGTGGTGCTGAATCCCTGTACTCCGGTGGCAGTGGCCTCTCAATCCCATCTGTCCTGCCTTCTGTCCCCCCAGTTACTTCATTGGGTTATGATCAGAGGGCTGAAAGTGGAAGTGGCTTGGGCATGCATTCTTCTGGTAGCCTCTATGGATATGGATCTATGTCG atGGGAGAAAATGGCTATGGATCCATGTCGTCTTATTCATCCAAGTTATATGGAGG GTTGCCACCCCCTTCAACACTTGAGATGTTAGTTCCTGCTAATGCAGTTGGTAAGGTGCTGGGCAAAGGAGGGGCAAATATAGCCAATATTCGGAAG ATATCAGGTGCAATGATAGAGATCTCTGACTCCAAATCTTCCCGGGGTGATCGTATTGCTCATATATCTGGCACACCTGAACAGAAGCGTACGGCAGAGAACTTGATTCAGGCGTTTATAATGGCCCCCTAA
- the LOC18778148 gene encoding ornithine aminotransferase, mitochondrial: MASRRPLQSVLSNLSSNRVIWSGRRSFGAIPQATLPSSSQELISFEYEHSAHNYHPIPVVFSQARGSSIWDPEGNRYLDFLSAYSAVNQGHCHPKIMKALQEQAERLTLSSRAFYNDRFPRFAEYLTSMLGYDMVLPMNTGAEAVETALKLARKWGYEKKKIPKNEAIIVSCCGCFHGRTLAVISMSCDNDATRGFGPLLPGHLKTDFGDAVGLEKIFEEYGDRIAGFLFEPIQGEAGVIIPPDGYLKSVRELCSKYNILMIADEIQSGLARSGKMLACDWEEVRPDVVILGKALGGGVIPVSAVLADKDVMLCIQPGEHGSTFGGNPLASAVAVASLDVIRDERLAERSAQMGQELRNQLLQIQQQYPNYIKEVRGRGLFNAVELNSKNLFPVSAYDICLKLKERGILAKPTHDTIIRLTPPLSMSLEELQEGSKALSDVLELDLPKMQKEKPKNISLDASNICDRCGRDL; encoded by the exons ATGGCGAGCAGGAGGCCTCTGCAGAGTGTGCTGAGCAACTTGAGCTCGAACAGAGTGATCTGGAGTGGAAGGAGGAGCTTCGGTGCTATTCCTCAAGCTACTCTTCCTTCGTCTTCCCAGGAACTCATCAGCTTTGAATATGAACACAGCGCCCACAA TTACCACCCAATTCCCGTCGTATTCTCTCAAGCAAGGGGGTCATCTATATGGGATCCAGAGGGAAACAGATATCTGGACTTTCTTTCAGCTTACTCTGCTGTTAATCAG GGACATTGTCATCCAAAGATCATGAAGGCATTACAAGAACAGGCAGAAAGGCTCACTCTTAGTTCTCGAGCTTTCTATAATGATAGATTTCCACGATTTGCTGAGTATCTAACCAGCATGCTGGGATATGACATGGTGCTGCCTATGAACACTGGTGCTGAAGCGGTGGAAACAGCTTTAAAGTTGGCGAGGAAATGGggttatgagaagaaaaaaattccaaaaaatgaG GCTATTATTGTCTCGTGTTGTGGCTGCTTCCATGGTCGTACATTGGCAGTCATCTCCATGAGCTGTGACAACGACGCAACCCGAGGTTTTGGACCCTTATTGCCTGGACATCTTAAAACTGATTTTGGTGATGCAGTTGGCCTTGAAAAGATTTTTGAAG AGTATGGAGATAGAATAGCTGGATTTCTCTTTGAACCCATTCAAGGAGAGGCTGGG GTTATAATTCCTCCAGATGGTTATCTGAAATCTGTCAGAGAGCTGTGctcaaaatataatattttaatgattGCTGATGAAATACAATCTGGTTTAGCACGGTCAGGGAAAATGCTGGCTTGTGATTGGGAGGAAGTTCGCCCAGATGTAGTG ATACTAGGAAAAGCATTGGGCGGTGGAGTGATACCTGTAAGTGCGGTGCTCGCAGACAAAGACGTAATGCTTTGTATCCAACCTGGAGAGCATGGAAG TACTTTTGGGGGTAATCCGTTGGCCAGTGCAGTTGCTGTTGCCTCACTTGATGTAATCAGAGATGAGAGACTTGCTGAAAG ATCCGCCCAAATGGGACAAGAGCTTAGGAATCAGTTACTCCAGATTCAGCAGCAATACCCAAACTACATAAAGGAAGTTCGAGGAAGAGGTTTGTTCAATGCTGTGGAGCTCAATAGCAAGAATTTGTTCCCCGTTTCTGCTTATGATATCTGCCTAAAGTTGAAGGAGAGAGGAATTCTTGCCAAGCCAACACATGATACGATTATCCGATTGACTCCTCCACTCTCCATGAG TTTGGAGGAGCTCCAAGAAGGATCAAAGGCACTTTCTGATGTTCTGGAACTTGATCTACCAAAGATGCAGaaggaaaaaccaaaaaacatcTCTTTGGATGCTTCTAACATATGTGACCGTTGTGGTCGAGACTTATAG